Within Anopheles ziemanni chromosome 2, idAnoZiCoDA_A2_x.2, whole genome shotgun sequence, the genomic segment TATGAAGGGATTCTCCACCATTAAATACTACTTGACATCCGTGACCACACCATTGTGTCGTCTATGTCTGGTCAGCGTGCGCAGACAACATTTTAAAGCGTACTATCAGTTCTATTTCGAAAATTTCTCATTACAGCCGTCGAGCGGAACTGCGTGGTGCCGCTGAAGCCCGATCTGTCCTATCCATCGCCGCTGATTTTCACGCAGACCGGTGTACTGATCTCGCCAGAGAACGATAGCCGCGAGGCGGATGTCATAACGCTGGCAACGGGTGAAGAGGTGGTGTTCTCCTGCTCGCCCAACTATTTCCGCGAGCTGTCCTCGGAGAAGGTGCTGTGGGGCCAGTGCAAGAAAGATACGACATTCGGTAGGTATACCAGTCATTGTTCGGTATCATTGGAGCGATGCCTCATTTTGGTTATTTATCTTGTTGCAGTGGTCAACGGGCAGGATAAGAACTTCGTGTCAGCGCTCGCCTGTAAGGAGCGTCCGATCGAGGAGATCATCGTGTCGGTGCGGGGTTGCCCGGCAACCCTACGCTCCATCGAGTACGGATTCACCAACCCGGTCAGCAACAAGTCGTACATCCTTGGCGAGGCGTGCTACGACGCGAAGGTGGGCCGCACGCACTTCATCCACACGAAGGTGCGCTCCGGCACAAACAGCATCGAGCACCTGGCGCTCAAGGTAAAGGACAACGCGACCTACTTCCACGGCTACCACCCGACGCAGCGCTACAAGGTGGACCTCAGCAAGGCGCTCAACATCAACGACCAGGTCGAGCGGTTCCGGGCCGTGTTCGGGGTGAAAAACGCACCGAAGATCGAATCCCGCCGGTACATCGGCGAGTCGCTGCTCACCCACCGGCAGTACCTTTCAGTATTAAAGATGGCCTGGAACTACCA encodes:
- the LOC131282145 gene encoding uncharacterized protein LOC131282145; this translates as MQRLIVLLLLLALETARHRTAGNVLFRKFLITAVERNCVVPLKPDLSYPSPLIFTQTGVLISPENDSREADVITLATGEEVVFSCSPNYFRELSSEKVLWGQCKKDTTFVVNGQDKNFVSALACKERPIEEIIVSVRGCPATLRSIEYGFTNPVSNKSYILGEACYDAKVGRTHFIHTKVRSGTNSIEHLALKVKDNATYFHGYHPTQRYKVDLSKALNINDQVERFRAVFGVKNAPKIESRRYIGESLLTHRQYLSVLKMAWNYQIVKDRDLLLNFDRLLEDIRALEVTEVEIFTGAHGVLTLQDKHNQSAEVYLVTNRFPVPKLHWTVVRSQDKATAIAIFNKPQLTEQEREQNAFCTSVCEQISWLKKLHEADAWQNVRDGYVLCCEVEDFRRTVKEMPPIAGINGLFV